A window of the Streptomyces formicae genome harbors these coding sequences:
- a CDS encoding ATP-binding protein: protein MPAAATRVPDSEEPSVRKLYRSADGRWLGGVARGLAGHLGLPVIWVRLVFLGLFMADGLGALLYAVFWIVVPLGVGGRSAEPKPVFETTPDGRRRLRKPDKGQLFALIALVIGAVVFVGNVDMGGSANRYVWPVLLISAGVVLVWRQADNARRARWTGDGRRRRLLQLARGLAGVALVGLGLTLFVVVRGSAAQLGNVLTAALAVIAGVGLLAGPWLVRMTQDLSEERLMRIRAQERAEVAAHVHDSVLHTLTLIQRNAEDPGEVRRLARAQERELRNWLYRPEGTGKEEDEEPTTLADAVKKAAAEVEDKHGVPLEVVVVGDCPLDEKLTAQMQAAREAMVNAAKYGGEGGAVQVYAEVEGRTVFVSVRDRGPGFDPDAVPEDRMGVRESIIGRMQRNGGTARLRSVPGGGTEVELEMERERERADG, encoded by the coding sequence ATGCCAGCCGCCGCCACCCGAGTGCCCGACTCCGAGGAGCCGTCCGTCCGCAAGCTGTACCGCAGCGCCGACGGCCGGTGGCTGGGCGGTGTCGCGCGCGGGCTCGCGGGGCATCTCGGGCTGCCGGTCATCTGGGTCCGGCTCGTCTTCCTCGGCCTCTTCATGGCGGACGGCCTCGGCGCGCTGCTGTACGCGGTGTTCTGGATCGTCGTCCCGCTCGGTGTAGGGGGCAGGTCCGCCGAGCCCAAACCGGTCTTCGAGACGACCCCGGACGGCAGACGGCGGCTGCGCAAGCCCGACAAGGGCCAGCTCTTCGCGCTGATCGCCCTGGTGATCGGCGCCGTCGTCTTCGTCGGCAACGTCGACATGGGCGGCAGCGCCAACCGCTATGTGTGGCCGGTGCTGCTGATCAGCGCCGGTGTCGTCCTCGTGTGGCGGCAGGCCGACAACGCCCGGCGCGCCCGGTGGACCGGCGACGGCCGGCGCCGCCGGCTGCTCCAGCTGGCGCGCGGCCTGGCCGGGGTCGCCCTGGTCGGCCTCGGGCTCACCCTCTTCGTGGTCGTCCGCGGCTCGGCGGCCCAGCTCGGCAACGTCCTGACGGCGGCGCTCGCCGTCATCGCCGGCGTCGGTCTGCTCGCCGGACCCTGGCTGGTCCGGATGACCCAGGACCTCTCCGAGGAGCGGCTCATGCGCATCCGCGCCCAGGAGCGGGCCGAGGTCGCCGCCCACGTCCACGACTCCGTGCTGCACACCCTCACGCTGATACAGCGGAACGCGGAGGATCCGGGCGAGGTGCGCAGGCTCGCCCGCGCCCAGGAGCGCGAGCTGCGGAACTGGCTGTACCGGCCGGAGGGCACCGGCAAGGAGGAGGACGAGGAGCCCACGACCCTCGCCGACGCGGTGAAGAAGGCGGCCGCCGAGGTCGAGGACAAGCACGGCGTCCCGCTGGAGGTCGTGGTCGTCGGCGACTGCCCGCTCGACGAGAAGCTCACGGCACAGATGCAGGCCGCACGCGAGGCGATGGTCAACGCCGCGAAGTACGGTGGCGAGGGGGGCGCCGTCCAGGTCTACGCGGAGGTCGAGGGCCGTACCGTATTCGTCTCCGTACGGGACCGGGGGCCCGGCTTCGACCCGGACGCGGTACCGGAGGACCGGATGGGCGTAAGAGAATCGATCATCGGGCGTATGCAGCGCAACGGCGGGACGGCGCGGCTGCGGTCCGTGCCCGGTGGGGGCACGGAGGTGGAGCTCGAGATGGAGCGGGAGAGGGAGAGGGCCGACGGATGA
- a CDS encoding LPXTG cell wall anchor domain-containing protein, translating into MKSQDFVKIDLRLTIDKSAPAGDSYSFGSGAYLGDVDGQECIAANEGQAVDFVVLAPGSSNENPGEAKPGEGDQKPGDKGPDTKPQGGIKELPVTGNLAETGSSSMLPTIGIAGGIAIVAGAGVVFAMKRRKGDAVA; encoded by the coding sequence ATGAAGTCCCAGGACTTCGTGAAGATCGACCTCCGCCTCACGATCGACAAGAGCGCCCCGGCCGGCGACAGCTACTCCTTCGGCTCGGGCGCCTACCTCGGTGACGTCGACGGCCAGGAGTGCATCGCCGCGAACGAGGGCCAGGCCGTGGACTTCGTCGTCCTGGCGCCGGGCTCGTCGAACGAGAACCCGGGCGAGGCCAAGCCGGGCGAGGGCGACCAGAAGCCCGGGGACAAGGGCCCCGACACCAAGCCGCAGGGCGGCATCAAGGAGCTCCCCGTCACCGGCAACCTCGCCGAGACCGGTTCCTCCTCGATGCTGCCGACCATCGGTATCGCCGGTGGCATCGCCATCGTCGCCGGTGCCGGTGTCGTCTTCGCGATGAAGCGCCGTAAGGGCGACGCGGTCGCGTAA
- a CDS encoding DoxX family protein, whose product MTQVDRTMTATYGAIGDRRGGWKDTAQRYALLPLRLFLGVTFIYAGLDKLMDEAFMAASGTGSVGELMNAVRGSSAVPGLVDLALKNPEGFGYAIALGELAVGIGTLIGLLARLAALGGALISLSLWLTVSWATEPYYYGNDLIYLMAWLPLVLAGASVFSVDAAFADRRRRMR is encoded by the coding sequence ATGACGCAGGTGGACCGGACCATGACCGCAACCTATGGGGCGATCGGCGATCGGCGCGGCGGCTGGAAGGACACCGCTCAGCGGTACGCGCTGCTGCCGTTGCGGCTCTTCCTCGGAGTGACCTTCATCTACGCAGGGCTCGACAAGCTCATGGACGAGGCGTTCATGGCGGCGTCGGGAACCGGATCCGTCGGCGAGCTGATGAACGCGGTGCGCGGCTCGTCCGCGGTGCCGGGGCTGGTGGATCTGGCGCTGAAGAACCCCGAGGGCTTCGGCTACGCCATCGCCCTCGGTGAACTCGCCGTCGGCATCGGCACCCTGATCGGGCTGCTGGCGCGGCTCGCCGCGCTCGGTGGTGCGCTGATCTCGCTGAGCCTGTGGCTGACCGTCAGCTGGGCCACCGAGCCGTACTACTACGGGAACGACCTGATCTATCTGATGGCCTGGCTGCCGCTGGTGCTGGCCGGTGCCTCCGTGTTCTCGGTCGACGCGGCCTTCGCGGACCGGCGCCGCCGGATGCGGTAG
- a CDS encoding PspC domain-containing protein → MTQPTAQPPGPPAPPPEQQSPPAPLLRRSRRQKVVAGVCGGLGRYCDIDPVIFRIAIGVLSVTGGIGLIFYGFAWLIVPVEGEEENEARRALSGRVEGAALAAVLMALLGCALFLSMLNNGGTLAFSALLTLAVAGAAVWSQRRTLVTPQGGPLDPATAHAVSEAPPEAKAPPTPDSPSWWRDPIVKDGTTGPVATGYLWGPADASAPEGPPPGRAAGGRGTGPGAWGSGGGGSAGMDWAVGDRGRAAASRPRGPRSIGGLVLLLALVAGGLGTGLSWTGQPLGTSLQTGLACALAVFGLGLVASSFLGRTGFGTILMTMVTAVLLAGASALPKEIGTEWTRTQWRPATVAAVEPRYQLGTGAATLDLGRVAVPADAVVGTGADVGAGRLKVTVPRDATVKVTAQVGLGDIRLPGDLPNDVDVAPDRKRTETLAPPAGAEPGGTLTLDLEVGVGQVEVTRAAS, encoded by the coding sequence ATGACTCAGCCGACCGCCCAGCCACCCGGGCCACCCGCGCCGCCACCGGAGCAGCAGTCCCCGCCTGCCCCGCTGCTGCGCCGGTCCCGGCGGCAGAAGGTGGTGGCCGGGGTGTGCGGCGGCCTGGGCCGGTATTGCGACATCGACCCCGTGATCTTCCGTATCGCCATCGGGGTGCTCTCCGTGACCGGCGGCATCGGCCTGATCTTCTACGGCTTCGCCTGGCTGATCGTCCCCGTCGAAGGCGAGGAGGAGAACGAGGCGCGGCGCGCCCTGTCGGGCCGTGTCGAGGGCGCGGCGCTGGCCGCGGTGCTGATGGCGCTGCTCGGCTGCGCGCTCTTCCTGTCGATGCTCAACAACGGCGGGACGCTCGCCTTCTCCGCGCTGCTGACGCTGGCGGTGGCGGGCGCCGCCGTCTGGTCCCAGCGGCGCACGCTGGTCACGCCCCAGGGCGGTCCGCTCGACCCGGCGACGGCGCACGCCGTGTCGGAGGCGCCCCCGGAGGCCAAGGCGCCGCCGACTCCGGACAGTCCGTCGTGGTGGCGGGATCCGATCGTCAAGGACGGTACGACAGGGCCCGTCGCCACCGGCTACCTGTGGGGCCCGGCGGACGCGTCGGCGCCGGAGGGACCGCCGCCGGGCCGCGCCGCGGGCGGTCGGGGCACGGGCCCGGGCGCCTGGGGCTCGGGTGGCGGGGGCTCGGCTGGCATGGACTGGGCCGTCGGCGACCGTGGCCGCGCCGCCGCGTCCCGGCCGCGGGGCCCTCGTTCCATCGGCGGTCTCGTCCTCCTGCTCGCCCTGGTGGCGGGCGGGCTCGGCACGGGTCTCTCGTGGACCGGCCAGCCGCTCGGGACGAGCCTGCAGACCGGGCTCGCCTGCGCGCTGGCGGTGTTCGGCCTCGGCCTGGTGGCGAGCAGTTTCCTGGGGCGTACGGGCTTCGGCACGATCCTGATGACCATGGTCACGGCCGTGCTCCTGGCGGGCGCCTCCGCGCTGCCCAAGGAGATCGGCACGGAGTGGACGCGTACGCAGTGGCGGCCGGCCACGGTGGCCGCCGTCGAGCCCCGCTACCAGCTGGGCACCGGCGCCGCCACGCTCGATCTGGGCCGCGTCGCGGTCCCCGCCGACGCGGTCGTCGGTACCGGCGCCGACGTCGGCGCGGGCCGGCTGAAGGTGACCGTGCCGAGGGACGCGACGGTGAAGGTCACCGCCCAGGTCGGTCTGGGCGACATCCGGCTGCCCGGCGACCTGCCCAACGACGTGGACGTCGCGCCGGACCGCAAGCGCACCGAGACGCTCGCGCCGCCCGCGGGGGCCGAGCCGGGCGGCACGCTCACCCTCGACCTGGAGGTCGGGGTCGGACAGGTGGAGGTCACCCGTGCTGCTTCATGA
- the guaA gene encoding glutamine-hydrolyzing GMP synthase has protein sequence MSSASPAAAPDIANPDVVLVVDFGAQYAQLIARRVREARVYSEIVPSTMPVAEMLARKPAAIILSGGPSSVYEEGAPRLDRAIFEAGVPVFGMCYGFQLMAQTLGGTVDNSGAREYGRTDLHVSKTGSTLFEGTPAEQAVWMSHGDACSAAPEGFTVTASTDVVPVAAFENDEKKLYGVQHHPEVMHSTYGQQVLEHFLYRGAGIEPTWTTGNVIEEQVAAIREQVGDKRAICGLSGGVDSAVAAALVQKAIGSQLTCVYVDHGLMRKGETEQVEKDFVAATGVSLKVVDAQERFLAALAGVSDPEEKRKIIGREFIRVFEQAEAEIIAEAGAHGDQPVKFLVQGTLYPDVVESGGGSGTANIKSHHNVGGLPEDLEFELIEPLRKLFKDEVRMVGQELGLPAEIVHRQPFPGPGLGIRIVGEVTRERLDLLREADAIAREELTAAGLDREIWQCPVVLLADVRSVGVQGDGRTYGHPIVLRPVSSEDAMTADWTRMPYDVLAKISTRITNEVADVNRVVLDVTSKPPGTIEWE, from the coding sequence GTGTCCTCAGCGTCCCCCGCTGCCGCGCCCGACATCGCCAACCCGGACGTAGTCCTCGTTGTCGACTTCGGCGCGCAGTACGCCCAGCTCATCGCCCGCCGCGTCCGTGAGGCCCGCGTCTACAGCGAGATCGTCCCGTCGACCATGCCGGTGGCGGAGATGCTGGCCAGGAAGCCCGCGGCGATCATCCTCTCCGGCGGCCCCTCGTCCGTGTACGAGGAGGGCGCCCCCCGCCTGGACCGCGCGATCTTCGAGGCCGGCGTCCCCGTCTTCGGCATGTGCTACGGCTTCCAGCTGATGGCGCAGACCCTCGGCGGCACCGTCGACAACTCCGGCGCCCGCGAGTACGGCCGTACGGACCTGCACGTCTCCAAGACCGGGTCCACCCTCTTCGAGGGCACCCCGGCCGAGCAGGCCGTGTGGATGTCGCACGGCGACGCCTGCTCCGCCGCGCCCGAGGGCTTCACCGTCACCGCCTCCACGGACGTCGTTCCGGTCGCGGCCTTCGAGAACGACGAGAAGAAGCTGTACGGCGTGCAGCACCACCCCGAGGTCATGCACTCGACCTACGGCCAGCAGGTCCTGGAGCACTTCCTCTACCGGGGCGCCGGCATCGAGCCGACCTGGACGACCGGCAACGTCATCGAGGAGCAGGTCGCCGCGATCCGCGAGCAGGTCGGCGACAAGCGCGCCATCTGCGGGCTGTCCGGCGGAGTCGACTCGGCCGTCGCCGCCGCCCTCGTGCAGAAGGCCATCGGCTCCCAGCTGACCTGTGTGTACGTCGACCACGGCCTGATGCGCAAGGGCGAGACCGAGCAGGTCGAGAAGGACTTCGTCGCCGCGACCGGCGTCTCGCTGAAGGTCGTCGACGCGCAGGAGCGGTTCCTCGCCGCCCTCGCCGGGGTCTCCGACCCCGAGGAGAAGCGGAAGATCATCGGCCGCGAGTTCATCCGGGTCTTCGAGCAGGCCGAGGCCGAGATCATCGCCGAGGCGGGCGCGCACGGCGACCAGCCGGTGAAGTTCCTGGTGCAGGGCACCCTCTACCCGGACGTGGTGGAGTCCGGCGGCGGCAGCGGCACCGCGAACATCAAGTCGCACCACAACGTCGGCGGCCTCCCCGAGGACCTCGAGTTCGAGCTCATCGAGCCGCTGCGCAAGCTCTTCAAGGACGAGGTCCGGATGGTCGGCCAGGAGCTCGGCCTGCCGGCGGAGATCGTCCACCGCCAGCCCTTCCCCGGCCCCGGCCTCGGCATCCGCATCGTCGGCGAGGTCACCAGGGAGCGCCTGGACCTGCTGCGCGAGGCCGACGCGATCGCGCGCGAGGAGCTGACCGCCGCCGGTCTCGACCGTGAGATCTGGCAGTGCCCGGTCGTGCTGCTCGCCGATGTGCGGTCGGTGGGCGTGCAGGGCGACGGACGGACGTACGGGCACCCGATCGTGCTCCGCCCGGTGTCGAGCGAGGACGCCATGACGGCGGACTGGACGCGGATGCCGTACGACGTGCTCGCGAAGATCTCGACCCGGATCACCAACGAGGTCGCGGACGTGAACCGGGTGGTGCTGGACGTGACCAGCAAGCCGCCGGGCACCATCGAGTGGGAGTGA
- a CDS encoding GMC family oxidoreductase, producing the protein MPESQPAQNDGHDYDVIVVGSGFGGSVSALRLTEKGYRVGVLEAGRRFTRETLPRNSWDLRNYLWAPALGLFGIQRIHLLGNVMVLAGAGVGGGSLNYANTLYVPPAPFFNDPQWKDITDWQEELKPYYDQAQRMLGVRLNPTMTPSDVHLKATAQAMGVGDTFHMAPVGVFFGDGRDAVGEDGAGKAKAEPGAEVPDPYFGGAGPARRACTECGECMTGCRHGAKNTLNENYLYLAEKAGAVIHPMTSVVAVTEDSRGGFAVKTLPSDNKRKGPGRTFTARRVVIAAGTYGTQTLLHRMKDSGLLPRVSGRLGELTRTNSEALVGAQTDNRRYRKRHGVDKVDFTRGVAITSSIHPDEHTHIEPVRYGKGSNSMGGMTVLQVPYSSRRVLAWLGNCARHPWLTVRALSNRRWSERTIIGLVMQSLDNSLTTYRKEKGLGKGLLTARQGHGAPNPGQIPEATRAASLLAEEINGFAGSNIGELMGTPLTAHFLGGCPIGATAESGVIDPYHRLYGHPGISVVDGAAVTANLGVNPSLTITAQAERAMSFWPNNGDPDPRPNQDAAYARLAPVAPKSPSVPADAFGALNLPFLGIPSVPPKSS; encoded by the coding sequence ATGCCCGAGTCCCAGCCTGCCCAGAATGACGGCCACGACTACGACGTCATCGTGGTCGGCTCCGGCTTCGGCGGCTCGGTGTCGGCCCTCCGCCTCACCGAGAAGGGCTACCGCGTCGGCGTCCTGGAGGCGGGCCGCCGCTTCACCCGCGAGACGCTGCCCAGGAACTCCTGGGACCTGCGCAACTACCTGTGGGCCCCGGCGCTCGGCCTCTTCGGCATCCAGCGCATCCATCTGCTGGGCAATGTGATGGTGCTGGCCGGGGCGGGCGTCGGCGGCGGCTCCCTCAACTACGCCAACACGTTGTACGTCCCCCCTGCCCCGTTCTTCAACGACCCCCAGTGGAAGGACATCACGGACTGGCAGGAGGAGCTGAAGCCGTACTACGACCAGGCGCAGCGCATGCTCGGGGTCCGGCTCAACCCCACCATGACCCCGTCCGACGTGCACCTGAAGGCGACCGCCCAGGCCATGGGCGTCGGCGACACCTTCCACATGGCCCCGGTGGGGGTCTTCTTCGGCGACGGCCGTGACGCCGTCGGCGAGGACGGGGCCGGGAAGGCGAAGGCCGAGCCGGGCGCGGAGGTCCCCGACCCCTACTTCGGCGGCGCGGGCCCCGCCCGCCGCGCCTGCACCGAGTGCGGCGAGTGCATGACGGGCTGCCGTCACGGCGCGAAGAACACCCTCAACGAGAACTACCTCTACCTCGCCGAGAAGGCCGGCGCGGTCATCCACCCCATGACGTCGGTCGTGGCCGTGACCGAGGACTCGCGGGGCGGCTTCGCCGTCAAGACCCTGCCGAGCGACAACAAGCGCAAGGGCCCGGGCCGTACGTTCACGGCCCGCCGGGTCGTCATCGCGGCCGGTACGTACGGCACCCAGACGCTGCTCCACCGGATGAAGGACAGTGGACTGCTGCCCCGTGTCTCCGGGCGGCTCGGCGAGCTGACCCGCACCAACTCCGAGGCCCTCGTCGGCGCCCAGACCGACAACCGCCGCTACCGCAAGCGCCACGGCGTCGACAAGGTCGACTTCACCCGCGGTGTCGCCATCACGTCCTCGATCCACCCCGACGAGCACACCCACATCGAGCCGGTCCGCTACGGCAAGGGCTCGAACTCCATGGGTGGCATGACGGTCCTCCAGGTCCCCTACAGCTCACGCCGCGTCCTGGCCTGGCTGGGCAACTGCGCCCGCCACCCGTGGCTCACGGTCCGCGCGCTCTCCAACCGCCGCTGGTCGGAGCGGACCATCATCGGCCTGGTCATGCAGTCCCTGGACAACTCCCTGACCACGTACCGCAAGGAGAAGGGTCTCGGCAAGGGCCTCCTCACCGCCCGCCAGGGCCACGGCGCCCCCAACCCGGGCCAGATCCCCGAGGCCACCCGCGCCGCGTCCCTGCTGGCCGAGGAGATCAACGGCTTCGCCGGCTCCAACATCGGCGAACTCATGGGTACCCCGCTCACCGCGCACTTCCTCGGCGGCTGCCCGATCGGCGCCACCGCCGAATCCGGCGTGATCGACCCGTACCACCGCCTCTACGGCCACCCGGGCATCTCCGTCGTCGACGGCGCCGCCGTCACCGCGAACCTCGGCGTGAACCCGTCCCTCACGATTACGGCCCAGGCCGAACGGGCCATGTCCTTCTGGCCCAACAACGGCGACCCCGACCCCCGCCCGAACCAGGACGCGGCGTACGCGCGCCTCGCCCCGGTCGCCCCGAAGTCCCCCTCGGTCCCGGCGGACGCCTTCGGCGCGCTGAACCTCCCGTTCCTGGGCATACCGTCGGTCCCGCCGAAGTCCTCCTGA
- a CDS encoding chorismate mutase: MTVTPVTDTGARTDEAAHVINGARERIDALDDRIIGLIQERMAVSAVIQEARITSGGRRVNLSREMEVLGHYRDALGKPGTALAMTLLELCRGRI; encoded by the coding sequence ATGACCGTCACCCCCGTCACCGACACCGGAGCCCGCACCGACGAGGCCGCGCACGTGATCAACGGCGCCCGCGAACGCATCGACGCCCTCGACGACCGCATCATCGGCCTGATCCAGGAACGGATGGCCGTCTCGGCCGTCATCCAGGAGGCCCGCATCACCTCGGGCGGCCGCCGCGTGAACCTCTCGCGCGAGATGGAGGTGCTCGGCCACTACAGGGACGCGCTGGGAAAGCCGGGTACGGCGCTGGCCATGACGCTGCTGGAGCTGTGCCGGGGCCGCATCTGA
- a CDS encoding class II aldolase/adducin family protein — protein MTETPAEMPVETPTQKTPLPVPEPIPVDQLDFALPPVHDSAADERAYRRQRVAGALRLFARFGYEDGVSGHITARDPELQDCFWVNPFGEPFATMTARKLVLVNGHGEVVLGTRRVNQAAFAVHAEVHRARPEAVAVVHTHSVHGRALAALGELLDPITQEACAFYEDHALYDACTGVAVDADEGRRIAAALGGSKGIVLRNHGLLTVGDSIDAAAWWFHSMERCAQVQLAARAAGKPVRIDHRDAVATREQLGSDLVAWISYQPLWRQISATEPELMS, from the coding sequence ATGACGGAGACGCCCGCCGAAATGCCGGTCGAGACGCCGACACAGAAGACACCCCTGCCCGTGCCCGAGCCGATCCCCGTCGATCAGCTCGACTTCGCCCTGCCGCCCGTGCACGACTCCGCGGCGGACGAGCGGGCGTACCGCAGACAGCGCGTCGCCGGAGCGCTCAGGCTCTTCGCGCGGTTCGGGTACGAGGACGGCGTCTCCGGGCACATCACGGCGCGCGACCCCGAACTCCAGGACTGCTTCTGGGTCAACCCCTTCGGGGAACCCTTCGCCACGATGACCGCGCGCAAGCTCGTCCTGGTCAACGGCCACGGAGAGGTCGTCCTGGGCACGCGGCGCGTCAACCAGGCCGCGTTTGCCGTCCACGCCGAGGTGCACCGGGCCAGACCGGAGGCCGTCGCCGTCGTGCACACGCACTCGGTGCACGGCCGGGCGCTCGCCGCGCTGGGCGAGCTGCTCGATCCGATCACCCAGGAGGCATGCGCCTTCTACGAGGACCACGCGCTGTACGACGCCTGCACCGGCGTGGCCGTGGACGCCGACGAGGGCCGGCGCATCGCCGCCGCGCTCGGCGGGAGCAAGGGCATCGTCCTGCGCAACCACGGACTGCTCACCGTCGGCGACTCGATCGACGCGGCCGCCTGGTGGTTCCACTCCATGGAGCGCTGCGCGCAGGTCCAGCTCGCGGCCCGGGCCGCCGGAAAGCCCGTCCGCATCGACCACCGTGACGCCGTCGCCACCCGCGAACAGCTCGGCAGCGATCTCGTCGCGTGGATCAGCTACCAGCCGCTGTGGCGCCAGATCTCCGCCACCGAGCCCGAACTCATGTCGTAG